From a single Drosophila sulfurigaster albostrigata strain 15112-1811.04 chromosome 3, ASM2355843v2, whole genome shotgun sequence genomic region:
- the LOC133845493 gene encoding ribosome maturation protein SBDS, with translation MSKIFTPTNQIRLTNVAIVRLKKAGKRFEIACYKNKVLSWRNNSEKDIDEVLQTHTIFTNVSKGQAAKKDELQKAFGPKDDTEICKEILSKGELQVSEKERQSVLDSQLNSIVNSVAALCVNPETRRPYPATIIEKSLKDAHFSVKMNKNTKQNTLEAIKMLREHLPIERSRMKLRVSFAGKEGGGKLKENVIKLANKVEHEEWEDATLHLTLLIDPGQYRVIDELVRNETKGKGLLELLELKEVVESDELF, from the exons ATGTCCAAAATATTTACACCCACGAATCAAATACGCCTCACAAATGTGGCAATTGTGCGGCTGAAAAAAGCGGGCAAGCGCTTCGAAATAGCCTGCTACAAGAACAAAGTGTTATCCTGGCGCAACAACAG CGAGAAAGACATCGATGAGGTGCTCCAAACACACACGATCTTTACAAATGTGTCCAAGGGTCAGGCGGCTAAGAAGGATGAACTGCAAAAGGCATTCGGTCCCAAGGACGACACGGAAATCTGCAAAGAAATCCTGAGCAAAGGAGAACTCCAAGTGTCAGAGAAGGAGCGACAAAGTGTTCTCGACTCACAACTCAACAGTATCGTGAATAGCGTGGCAGCTTTGTGTGTGAATCCCGAAACACGACGTCCATATCCTGCTACAATCATCGAAAAATCCCTTAAGGATGCGCACTTCTCCGTCAAGATGAACAAGAATACCAAACAGAACACACTGGAGGCCATCAAAATGCTGCGCGAGCATTTGCCTATTGAGCGCTCAAGAATGAAGCTACGCGTGAGTTTTGCGGGCAAAGAAGGCGGCGGAAAGCTAAAGGAAAATGTTATCAAGTTGGCCAATAAAGTGGAGCACGAAGAATGGGAGGATGCAACGCTGCATCTGACATTGCTCATCGATCCGGGACAGTATCGTGTCATCGACGAACTCGTGCGCAACGAGACCAAGGGCAAAGGATTACTAGAGCTGCTGGAACTCAAAGAAGTGGTGGAGAGCGATGAACTTTTCTAA
- the LOC133845492 gene encoding LOW QUALITY PROTEIN: IST1 homolog (The sequence of the model RefSeq protein was modified relative to this genomic sequence to represent the inferred CDS: inserted 11 bases in 8 codons; deleted 1 base in 1 codon; substituted 1 base at 1 genomic stop codon) produces MFLNGPNYNKLKINLRLAXKSKLELAQKSRKEIAEILSTGKTDRVELIIREDYLVEXMEIMEMCWDLQLARFGLIQQIKELDTGIAEPASNLVTLLKVISVIXYGPEFAQHSRTXGDHYVPEKLMHKLTLQAPPKLMVENYLIDFAKNKTIXFEPDTQVMQEEKADSRRIFFDLSDRNNCSGVPGDPPGPPQMGFIVYPAMPHLXEMPAPSISKPFNYPLFGGXNSPAQQPPPFAYNILPNQPSXDVNAITFSQIANKPKPKPRSKLPPGEHPSAPPPSMDLPTLHDVPGSFSGKKEGNNEMVFDKLXRFKNLKKRFLGLNQQFLLFMHSC; encoded by the exons ATGTTCTTGAACGGACCCAACTATAACAAACTAAAGATAAATTTGCGCTTGG CAAAATCGAAATTGGAGCTGGCACAAAAATCGCGAAAGGAGATTGCAGAGATTCTTTCCACAGGCAAAACGGATCGTGTGGAGCTCATCATAAG AGAAGATTACCTCGTGGA AATGGAAATCATGGAAATGTGTTGGGATCTGCAGCTGGCTCGCTTCGGACTCATTCAGCAGATAAAGGAACTGGATACTGGCATCGCTGAACCCGCGTCCAATCTGGTTACATTGCTGAAAGTAATCTCGGTCA TTTATGGGCCAGAATTTGCACAGCATTCACGCA CTGGTGATCATTATGTGCCCGAGAAGCTTATGCATAAGCTTACGCTGCAGGCGCCACCCAAGCTGATGGTAGAGAACTATTTGATTGACTTTGCCAAGAACAAAACCATTTAATTCGAGCCGGATACACAGGTGATGCAGGAGGAAAAGGCCGAT AGTAGGCGTATCTTTTTTGATTTGTCTGATCGCAATAACTGTAGTGGAGTACCGGGAGATCCACCTGGGCCACCACAAATGGGTTTCATTGTCTATCCGGCCATGCCGCATT TTGAGATGCCAGCGCCGTCCATTAGCAAACCCTTCAATTATCCACTCTTTGGAGG GAACTCCCCTGCGCAACAGCCGCCCCCGTTTGCCTACAACATACTGCCTAATCAGCCAT TCGACGTCAACGCCATCACTTTTTCACAAATTGCCAAtaaaccgaaaccaaaaccaCGCTCTAAGTTGCCGCCTGGTGAGCATCCCAGCGCTCCGCCGCCATCGATGGATCTGCCAACGCTGCACGATGTGCCAGGCAGTTTCAGTGGAAAGAAGGAGGGTAATAACGAGATGGTTTTCGATAAGCT TCGCTTCAAGAATCTCAAGAAACGCTTCCTGGGGCtcaatcaacaatttttattatttatgcattcgtgttaa
- the LOC133845489 gene encoding uncharacterized protein LOC133845489 isoform X1, which produces MEQYIAIEDMEMKPVYSDLQVVQVPHDEVGSLVLQDDQQLVFNDQQQVVYQTAAPAQYQQPQPTATASHYITLGTDLQQQQQQQQQQQQQQQEVQQQQQQQQQVVMHHQHQQVHYQQQQQQEVQQQQQLHLEQQQQQYVQQQQQQQPAIQHTQQIYYTSDQVLQSNTIVQHASMQQLQQQQQQKKQQQQVLQQQQQQYQQQQQQHPAYQQQSTSLVQAAPQQQPQLLQSPQHQQQTLQLQTSPAQQQQQQPQHQQIVYRMTTTQQQQRQIQMLNNTHVIVQQPTGPPVLIQAPQHQELMLRQATAIPQQGINIHSYNNRLVYTTSPQQQQQQQQHVLHNVQQQQQQQLQLQAQTAHLVQTRVVPQQTNNVVFQQVQMQKTPLQQQQQQQQQQQQQQQQQQQQAVQQPQLVATAAQLVRSPFRGKSPRGGAVIARHPAGTVIATRPAAPATVRHVRPRGGGVPTVAGSIVRSMRPQGVRPARAQLVLQTSTAGDGQTMQIVTQTTKQITITNLGQPTAPGQQMQPRQVYRHVITDAAGNPQQQPQQQQQQHPPMVLMRQPLRYRPAVPTQTVVAPSPSTSGGLVGDLEERIQAAVVKKEQQQKPAGTVAVATTGGIPMQLATASHGNSTTLTTYYQPSSAANSSSEEEQQQQQHQQQQQQHPQQQQQPVVRTAGGASMSVAEFKKRQTLTSSPAPNATQNAAGLTQMRQQTPGTLVRTMVPKQQQQQQQQQPQTVQQQQQPNPAAAPRLLPQPPPQQQRVHAAAQAATATPPQSSSVQQTSHNNYEIHSQHVLNNRAGQPIADRDRNSAKMLVILASGEQRLITFTLPRESCTVQDLLEQVCVPFDNTTTIQCVEHRGANVDFVVTVGFSVNESASELISRAEESLQMNRQQENAAAAAAAAAAAAAAASANTTATPTTYAQQQQQQQQQQQQPTNAAEQLKREANIASSATAAQNEGPKLIDGYYAVCQLCGFTGMDHAKCERCKRVFQEPPKRKSYVTKSNTNASGMGSVGVASSSTASPGGELVTTAADKKRELARLKQAAAAAAAAAGGSVTFATGTGNVRGRGMAAIRGGRTRSGRRVAEVDPVVLLSSEDEAEQDDGNADGSAANNSKRSTNGNTNQLFACEPMLPDVDEEALYKDFVRGDVTDQTDAAQGEAFTTELNCKCLRLFPYRFEVTEPVKFTSKGVRIAGILPEKDSKFVLNIYKREVIKVIAHFASSEQAQPLVTLYMLKRCAQYVKTQLQLPDDTGNEQLTFKGNGSLHERRLLFVFDSINFSARETIKSMFNFVDEISTSDAAEIFERLADSDRKELEKTKQMPPRQLRPDEQISLLMYPPKGTGGLCIRMEDYVCLTKESYLNDIIIDFYLLWLRNTLIPEALRERTHIFSTFFYKRLTTLTRPTDMKQTAAQKRHARVQKWTKLVDIFDKDFIIVPINEQSHWFLAIICFPCLKGPVTYDTNQPVEPQQLKRPRGKKVPMQIGNTTITPLAKRDSVTLPTMPSEICRIADDESERDEAEGDESDMASEDSENSNPPISKDGTAASATTPSPAPTPQASAGPARVTNDDVPAVKQPLILIFDSLAGASRSRVVATLRDYLTCEYKVKKPDAQAHIFNKDNMPGHCVKVPQQNNFTDCGLYLLQYVEQFFKEPIKDYRLPIKQLTNWFDYLTVTKKREDIAQLIQQLMDESNGNQRLILPVIEFPTLNGQLVEYPEETESAEFEEEEGHDDEEHASDAHDDSGNTEMEVDPTAEELQTAKAASQSSTTATVTTSTTTTTVLPGTTTARRFVLKRRLQNGAVGSPSGANGADNNTGNQMVPQLISSPALSVGASNNSSNAVSSPSNLLTNRMAGVGSGSLKIRKIEP; this is translated from the exons ATGGAACAATATATTGCCATTGAGGACATGGAGATGAAGCCCGTTTATTCGGATCTGCAGGTGGTGCAAGTACCACACGACGAAGTAGGT TCCTTGGTGCTGCAAGATGATCAGCAACTAGTGTTCAACGATCAGCAGCAAGTGGTTTATCAAACAGCGGCACCAGCGCAGTATCAGCAACCACAGCCAACGGCAACCGCAAGTCATTACATTACCCTTGGTACTgatctgcaacagcagcagcagcaacaacaacaacagcagcagcagcagcaggaagtgcaacaacagcagcagcaacagcagcaagttgtcatgcatcatcagcatcagcaagttcattatcagcagcagcagcaacaagaagttcaacagcagcaacagttgcatctggagcagcagcagcaacaatatgtgcaacagcagcaacaacaacaacccgcCATTCAACATACTCAACAAATCTATTACACATCTGATCAGGTGTTGCAATCGAATACAATTGTGCAACATGCCTCcatgcagcaactgcaacagcagcagcagcaaaagaagcaacagcaacaagtgctgcagcagcaacagcagcaataccaacaacagcagcaacaacatcccGCCTATCAGCAACAAAGCACGTCGCTGGTGCAAGCAGcaccgcaacaacaaccgcaactgcTGCAGAGtccacagcatcagcagcaaacgttgcagttgcaaacGTCAcctgcccagcagcagcaacagcagccacaacatcAGCAGATTGTCTACCGCATGACGAccacgcaacaacaacagcggcagatA CAGATGCTAAACAACACACATGTGATAGTTCAACAGCCAACTGGACCTCCAGTATTGATACAAGCGCCACAGCACCAGGAATTAATGTTGCGACAGGCAACAGCGATACCGCAGCAAGGCATCAATATACATTCGTACAACAATCGGTTGGTGTATACAACatcgccacagcagcagcaacaacagcagcaacacgtGCTGCATAacgtgcaacaacagcagcagcaacagttgcaacttcAAGCACAAACCGCACACTTGGTGCAAACGCGTGTTGTGCCACAGCAAACGAATAACGTCGTCTTTCAGCAAGTGCAGATGCAGAAGACGCctctgcaacagcagcaacaacaacaacagcagcagcagcaacaacaacagcagcaacaacaacaagcggtgcagcagccacaattGGTGGCAACTGCCGCTCAATTGGTGCGCTCGCCATTTCGAGGCAAATCTCCGCGAGGCGGCGCCGTCATTGCTCGCCATCCAGCGGGAACTGTGATTGCCACACGACCCGCAGCACCAGCGACTGTGCGGCACGTGCGTCCACGAGGCGGCGGCGTTCCAACTGTTGCCGGCAGCATTGTGCGCAGTATGCGACCACAAGGTGTGCGTCCAGCGCGCGCTCAGCTCGTGTTGCAGACGAGTACAGCGGGCGACGGACAAACGATGCAGATTGTGACGCAGACAACCAAGCAGATAACCATCACAAATCTGGGACAGCCGACGGCGCCTGGACAACAGATGCAACCGCGTCAAGTCTATCGGCATGTGATCACCGATGCAGCCGGCAatccgcagcagcagccacagcaacaacagcagcagcatccgcCCATGGTGTTGATGCGTCAACCGTTGCGCTATCGTCCAGCGGTGCCCACACAAACTGTGGTGGCACCATCGCCGAGCACAAGTGGCGGCTTGGTGGGTGATCTGGAGGAGCGCATACAAGCAGCCGTTGTGaagaaggagcagcagcagaagccaGCGGGaactgtggcagtggcaacaactggTGGCATTCCCATGCAGCTGGCGACAGCGAGTCATGGCAACAGCACCACGCTGACCACCTACTATCAGCCCAGCTcggcagccaacagcagcagcgaggaggagcaacaacaacagcaacatcagcagcagcagcaacaacatccgcaacagcaacagcagccagttGTACGCACAGCAGGAGGCGCCAGCATGAGCGTGGCCGAATTTAAGAAGCGTCAGACATTGACCAGTTCACCAGCGCCAAATGCCACTCAAAACGCAGCAGGATTGACGCAGATGCGGCAACAGACACCTGGCACTCTAGTGCGCACCATGGTgcccaagcaacaacaacagcagcagcagcaacaaccacaaactgtgcagcagcaacagcaacctaATCCTGCCGCTGCGCCACGATTGCTGCCACAGCCACcgccgcaacagcagcgcgTACATGCTGCCGCAcaggcagcgacagcgacgccaCCACAGTCCTCTTCCGTGCAACAGACGTCGCACAACAACTACGAGATACACTCGCAACACGTGCTAAACAATCGAGCCGGTCAACCGATTGCTGATCGCGATCGCAACAGTGCCAAGATGCTGGTGATACTCGCTTCGGGGGAGCAGCGTCTGATCACATTCACTTTACCCAGAGAGTCCTGCACAGTGCAGGATCTGCTGGAGCAAGTGTGCGTGCCTTTTGATAACACCACCACCATCCAATGTGTGGAGCATCGCGGTGCCAATGTGGACTTTGTGGTCACTGTGGGCTTCTCCGTCAACGAATCTGCCAGCGAGCTCATCTCACGTGCCGAGGAGAGTCTCCAGATGAACAGGCAACAGGAGAATGCAGCggccgctgctgcagcggcggcagcagcagcagctgcagcttcagCCAACAcaactgccacgcccactacatacgcccaacaacaacaacagcagcagcaacaacaacagcagcccaCAAATGCTGCCGAGCAGCTGAAGCGAGAAGCGAACATTGCATCGTCAGCAACTGCAGCCCAAAACGAAGGACCCAAGCTCATAGATGGCTACTATGCTGTGTGTCAACTGTGCGGCTTCACGGGCATGGATCATGCCAAGTGTGAGCGTTGCAAACGCGTCTTCCAGGAGCCGCCCAAGCGTAAATCTTATGTGACCAAATCGAATACCAATGCATCCGGGATGGGCAGCGTTGGCGTTGCTTCCTCCTCGACCGCCTCACCTGGTGGTGAGCTGGTAACGACGGCAGCAGACAAGAAACGTGAATTGGCACGCCTGAAGCAggctgcggcagcagcagcagccgccgccggAGGAAGCGTCACCTTTGCGACGGGCACAGGCAACGTGCGGGGCAGGGGCATGGCGGCCATTAGGGGCGGAAGGACGCGCAGTGGACGTCGAGTAGCCGAAGTGGATCCCGTGGTGCTGCTGAGCAGTGAGGATGAAGCTGAACAGGATGATGGCAATGCTGATGGCAGCGCTGCGAACAATTCGAAGCGCAGTACCAATGGCAATACGAATCAATTGTTTGCCTGCGAACCAATGCTGCCCGATGTGGACGAGGAGGCGCTTTACAAAG atTTTGTGCGCGGCGATGTAACAGATCAAACGGATGCGGCCCAGGGCGAAGCATTCACAACGGAATTAAATTGCAAGTGTCTGCGTCTGTTCCCATATCGCTTTGAAGTCACCGAGCCG GTAAAATTCACGTCGAAGGGCGTGCGCATAGCGGGCATTCTGCCCGAAAAGGATTCCAAATTTGTGCTGAATATTTACAAGCGCGAAGTCATCAAAGTGATTGCTCATTTTGCCAGCTCGGAGCAGGCTCAGCCGCTGGTCACACTCTATATGCTGAAGCGTTGCGCACAGTACGTGAAgacgcagctgcagctgcctgACGATACGGGCAATGAAC AATTAACCTTCAAGGGCAATGGCAGTCTCCATGAGCGTCGTTTACTATTTGTGTTTGATAGCATTAATTTCTCGGCACGCGAAACTATCAAGTCCATGTTCAACTTTGTGGATGAGATCTCCACAAGCGATGCGGCCGAAATCTTTGAACGCCTCGCCGACTCGGATCGCAAGGAACTGGAAAAGACGAAACAAATGCCGCCAAGGCAACTGCGACCGGATGAACAAATCAGTCTGCTGATGTATCCCCCTAAAGGAACGGGTGGATTGTGCATACGCATGGAGGATTATGTGTGCCTCACCAAGGAATCCTATTTGAACGACATAATCATTGATTTCTATTTGCTCTGGCTGCGAAATACGCTTATCCCGGAAGCGCTGCGCGAACGTACACACATTTTTAGCACCTTCTTTTACAAACGACTCACAACGCTGACGCGTCCCACAGACATGAAGCAGACAGCGGCCCAGAAACGTCATGCGCGTGTGCAGAAGTGGACAAAACTGGTGGATATTTTCGACAAGGATTTTATCATAGTCCCCATCAATGAGCAATCGCATTGGTTCCTAGCCATTATCTGTTTCCCCTGCCTCAAGGGGCCCGTTACCTATGATACCAATCAGCCGGTAGAGCCTCAACAGCTGAAGCGACCGCGTGGCAAGAAAGTGCCAATGCAGATTGGCAACACAACTATTACACCACTAGCAAAACGCGACTCCGTCACGTTGCCAACGATGCCCAGCGAAATTTGTCGCATTGCCGACGATGAGAGCGAACGCGACGAAGCGGAGGGTGACGAAAGTGATATGGCATCTGAGGATAGCGAGAACTCAAATCCACCAATAAGCAAAGATGGCACGGCAGCATCGGCAACGACGCCTTCGCCAGCACCAACGCCACAGGCTTCGGCTGGACCCGCCCGCGTCACCAACGACGATGTGCCGGCTGTTAAGCAGCCATTGATACTGATATTTGACTCGTTGGCGGGAGCCTCACGTAGTCGAGTGGTGGCAACTCTGCGAGATTATCTTACGTGCGAGTATAAGGTGAAGAAGCCGGATGCGCAGGCGCACATTTTCAACAAGGACAACATGCCGGGCCATTGTGTCAAGGTGCCACAGCAAAATAACTTTACCGACTGTGGCCTTTATCTGCTGCAGTATGTGGAACAGTTCTTTAAGGAACCCATCAAGGATTATCGGCTGCCTATCAAGCAGCTTACCAATTGGTTCGATTATTTGACTGTGACCAAGAAGCGTGAGGATATTGCTCAGCTAATACAGCAACTAATGGACGAGAGCAATGGCAATCAGCGTCTGATATTGCCAGTGATTGAGTTCCCCACGCTTAATGGACAGCTTGTCGAGTATCCTGAGGAGACGGAAAGTGCCGAATTCGAGGAGGAAGAGGGACACGACGACGAAGAGCACGCTAGCGATGCG CATGATGATAGCGGCAATACTGAGATGGAAGTTGATCCTACGGCCGAAGAGTTGCAGACTGCAAAGGCTGCGTCACAGTCATCAACTACAGCCACTGTGACCACGAGCACGACCACAACGACTGTGCTGCCTGGAACTACCACAGCACGTCGCTTTGTGCTAAAGCGTCGTTTGCAGAACGGAGCTGTCGGCAGTCCAAGCGGCGCCAATGGGGCCGACAACAACACTGGAAACCAGATGGTGCCTCAGTTGATTAGCTCTCCCGCCCTTAGTGTGGGCGCCAGTAATAACAGCAGTAATGCCGTCTCCTCACCGAGTAATCTACTAACGAATCGGATGGCTGGCGTTGGTAGCGGAAGTCTGAAAATACGCAAGATTGAACCATAG
- the LOC133845489 gene encoding sentrin-specific protease 6 isoform X2, whose protein sequence is MDNDDFVRGDVTDQTDAAQGEAFTTELNCKCLRLFPYRFEVTEPVKFTSKGVRIAGILPEKDSKFVLNIYKREVIKVIAHFASSEQAQPLVTLYMLKRCAQYVKTQLQLPDDTGNEQLTFKGNGSLHERRLLFVFDSINFSARETIKSMFNFVDEISTSDAAEIFERLADSDRKELEKTKQMPPRQLRPDEQISLLMYPPKGTGGLCIRMEDYVCLTKESYLNDIIIDFYLLWLRNTLIPEALRERTHIFSTFFYKRLTTLTRPTDMKQTAAQKRHARVQKWTKLVDIFDKDFIIVPINEQSHWFLAIICFPCLKGPVTYDTNQPVEPQQLKRPRGKKVPMQIGNTTITPLAKRDSVTLPTMPSEICRIADDESERDEAEGDESDMASEDSENSNPPISKDGTAASATTPSPAPTPQASAGPARVTNDDVPAVKQPLILIFDSLAGASRSRVVATLRDYLTCEYKVKKPDAQAHIFNKDNMPGHCVKVPQQNNFTDCGLYLLQYVEQFFKEPIKDYRLPIKQLTNWFDYLTVTKKREDIAQLIQQLMDESNGNQRLILPVIEFPTLNGQLVEYPEETESAEFEEEEGHDDEEHASDAHDDSGNTEMEVDPTAEELQTAKAASQSSTTATVTTSTTTTTVLPGTTTARRFVLKRRLQNGAVGSPSGANGADNNTGNQMVPQLISSPALSVGASNNSSNAVSSPSNLLTNRMAGVGSGSLKIRKIEP, encoded by the exons ATGGACAACGATG atTTTGTGCGCGGCGATGTAACAGATCAAACGGATGCGGCCCAGGGCGAAGCATTCACAACGGAATTAAATTGCAAGTGTCTGCGTCTGTTCCCATATCGCTTTGAAGTCACCGAGCCG GTAAAATTCACGTCGAAGGGCGTGCGCATAGCGGGCATTCTGCCCGAAAAGGATTCCAAATTTGTGCTGAATATTTACAAGCGCGAAGTCATCAAAGTGATTGCTCATTTTGCCAGCTCGGAGCAGGCTCAGCCGCTGGTCACACTCTATATGCTGAAGCGTTGCGCACAGTACGTGAAgacgcagctgcagctgcctgACGATACGGGCAATGAAC AATTAACCTTCAAGGGCAATGGCAGTCTCCATGAGCGTCGTTTACTATTTGTGTTTGATAGCATTAATTTCTCGGCACGCGAAACTATCAAGTCCATGTTCAACTTTGTGGATGAGATCTCCACAAGCGATGCGGCCGAAATCTTTGAACGCCTCGCCGACTCGGATCGCAAGGAACTGGAAAAGACGAAACAAATGCCGCCAAGGCAACTGCGACCGGATGAACAAATCAGTCTGCTGATGTATCCCCCTAAAGGAACGGGTGGATTGTGCATACGCATGGAGGATTATGTGTGCCTCACCAAGGAATCCTATTTGAACGACATAATCATTGATTTCTATTTGCTCTGGCTGCGAAATACGCTTATCCCGGAAGCGCTGCGCGAACGTACACACATTTTTAGCACCTTCTTTTACAAACGACTCACAACGCTGACGCGTCCCACAGACATGAAGCAGACAGCGGCCCAGAAACGTCATGCGCGTGTGCAGAAGTGGACAAAACTGGTGGATATTTTCGACAAGGATTTTATCATAGTCCCCATCAATGAGCAATCGCATTGGTTCCTAGCCATTATCTGTTTCCCCTGCCTCAAGGGGCCCGTTACCTATGATACCAATCAGCCGGTAGAGCCTCAACAGCTGAAGCGACCGCGTGGCAAGAAAGTGCCAATGCAGATTGGCAACACAACTATTACACCACTAGCAAAACGCGACTCCGTCACGTTGCCAACGATGCCCAGCGAAATTTGTCGCATTGCCGACGATGAGAGCGAACGCGACGAAGCGGAGGGTGACGAAAGTGATATGGCATCTGAGGATAGCGAGAACTCAAATCCACCAATAAGCAAAGATGGCACGGCAGCATCGGCAACGACGCCTTCGCCAGCACCAACGCCACAGGCTTCGGCTGGACCCGCCCGCGTCACCAACGACGATGTGCCGGCTGTTAAGCAGCCATTGATACTGATATTTGACTCGTTGGCGGGAGCCTCACGTAGTCGAGTGGTGGCAACTCTGCGAGATTATCTTACGTGCGAGTATAAGGTGAAGAAGCCGGATGCGCAGGCGCACATTTTCAACAAGGACAACATGCCGGGCCATTGTGTCAAGGTGCCACAGCAAAATAACTTTACCGACTGTGGCCTTTATCTGCTGCAGTATGTGGAACAGTTCTTTAAGGAACCCATCAAGGATTATCGGCTGCCTATCAAGCAGCTTACCAATTGGTTCGATTATTTGACTGTGACCAAGAAGCGTGAGGATATTGCTCAGCTAATACAGCAACTAATGGACGAGAGCAATGGCAATCAGCGTCTGATATTGCCAGTGATTGAGTTCCCCACGCTTAATGGACAGCTTGTCGAGTATCCTGAGGAGACGGAAAGTGCCGAATTCGAGGAGGAAGAGGGACACGACGACGAAGAGCACGCTAGCGATGCG CATGATGATAGCGGCAATACTGAGATGGAAGTTGATCCTACGGCCGAAGAGTTGCAGACTGCAAAGGCTGCGTCACAGTCATCAACTACAGCCACTGTGACCACGAGCACGACCACAACGACTGTGCTGCCTGGAACTACCACAGCACGTCGCTTTGTGCTAAAGCGTCGTTTGCAGAACGGAGCTGTCGGCAGTCCAAGCGGCGCCAATGGGGCCGACAACAACACTGGAAACCAGATGGTGCCTCAGTTGATTAGCTCTCCCGCCCTTAGTGTGGGCGCCAGTAATAACAGCAGTAATGCCGTCTCCTCACCGAGTAATCTACTAACGAATCGGATGGCTGGCGTTGGTAGCGGAAGTCTGAAAATACGCAAGATTGAACCATAG